The bacterium genome has a segment encoding these proteins:
- a CDS encoding NFACT RNA binding domain-containing protein produces MNPIILQCLAHELQDKLVGSKLSHIAQSSDELVDLSFYHPDRPVHRLTLAILPQKPLVFLNRQKAGALPKPPNFCRSLRKNLEFAQLTGVENTPGERILSLTFKTPDGPFRLVFEGIPKYPNLILVGPDGAIVSALRYKNDVERLVMPQTLYHPPPLGPSPKPNLWEIPGEQLQVRWEQAGRPAPGLWLKENFRGNEADLNRFLESEGLSAWDNLKARILGKGLAEFRVRSGPPPQLSLLEAPPAPQGDLESFPTPSEALERLFILEKEHFLKVAGKAQLEAEVAKAIKHEKRILEKLKKDRAEAQRSDQYQWWGELLMASLHKVKLHQTEALLEDVVRGGPDPVTIPLDPGITPLHNAQRFFKKAQKGSRGLALVDQREKEIKERLEQLKAAQRSLPALNAPEEIRKAKDDLFPRKQAPSSKPPKPKEEKVPTPHLFRQRIGKDFELCAGTNSAANEYVTFQLAQPEDLWFHARDLPGAHVVLRKLRRGAEVTPELLLQAAKLAAARSKGKPGAKVTVSFTEKKNVRKIPGAPPGLVTMTKEKSLLVEVEEGAD; encoded by the coding sequence TTGAACCCGATCATCCTCCAATGCCTCGCCCACGAACTGCAGGACAAGCTCGTCGGCTCCAAACTCTCCCACATCGCCCAATCCTCGGACGAGCTGGTGGACCTTTCCTTCTACCATCCGGACCGCCCCGTCCACCGCCTGACCCTGGCCATCCTGCCCCAAAAACCCCTGGTCTTCCTCAACCGCCAAAAGGCCGGCGCCCTGCCCAAACCACCGAACTTCTGCCGGTCCTTGCGCAAGAACCTGGAATTCGCCCAGCTGACCGGCGTCGAGAACACCCCGGGGGAAAGGATCCTGTCCCTCACCTTCAAGACCCCCGACGGCCCCTTCCGCCTGGTCTTCGAAGGCATCCCCAAATACCCCAATCTCATCCTGGTCGGCCCGGACGGGGCCATCGTCAGCGCCCTTCGTTATAAGAACGACGTGGAACGGCTCGTCATGCCCCAGACCCTTTACCATCCCCCGCCCCTGGGCCCTTCCCCCAAGCCGAACCTTTGGGAAATCCCCGGGGAACAGCTCCAGGTCCGGTGGGAACAAGCGGGCCGTCCGGCCCCTGGCCTCTGGCTCAAGGAGAACTTCCGCGGGAACGAGGCCGACCTGAACCGCTTCCTGGAGTCGGAGGGGCTTTCCGCTTGGGACAACCTCAAGGCCCGGATCCTCGGGAAAGGGCTGGCCGAATTCCGGGTCCGATCAGGGCCCCCTCCCCAGTTATCCCTGCTCGAGGCTCCCCCAGCCCCCCAAGGGGACCTGGAATCCTTCCCCACCCCCAGTGAGGCCTTGGAGCGGCTCTTCATCCTGGAGAAGGAGCATTTCCTCAAGGTCGCGGGGAAGGCCCAGTTGGAAGCGGAGGTGGCGAAGGCCATCAAGCACGAGAAGCGCATCCTGGAAAAACTCAAAAAGGACCGCGCCGAGGCCCAGCGGTCCGATCAATATCAATGGTGGGGGGAGCTCCTCATGGCCAGCCTGCACAAGGTCAAGCTCCACCAGACGGAAGCCCTGTTGGAGGATGTGGTCCGGGGCGGGCCCGATCCGGTGACCATCCCCTTGGACCCCGGGATCACCCCGCTCCATAACGCCCAGCGTTTCTTCAAGAAGGCCCAGAAGGGCTCCCGGGGACTGGCCCTGGTGGACCAGCGGGAAAAGGAGATCAAGGAAAGGCTGGAACAGCTCAAGGCCGCCCAACGGAGCCTTCCCGCCCTGAACGCGCCCGAGGAGATCCGCAAGGCCAAGGACGATCTCTTTCCCCGGAAGCAGGCCCCTTCGTCCAAGCCCCCCAAACCCAAGGAAGAGAAGGTCCCCACGCCCCACCTCTTCCGTCAGAGGATCGGGAAGGATTTCGAGCTTTGCGCCGGCACCAATTCGGCCGCCAACGAATACGTGACCTTCCAGTTGGCCCAACCCGAGGACCTTTGGTTCCACGCCCGGGACCTGCCCGGGGCCCATGTGGTGTTGCGAAAATTGCGGCGGGGCGCCGAGGTCACCCCCGAACTTCTGCTCCAGGCCGCCAAACTCGCGGCCGCCCGAAGCAAGGGGAAACCCGGGGCCAAGGTGACGGTCAGTTTCACCGAGAAGAAGAACGTGCGGAAGATCCCCGGCGCGCCGCCGGGGTTGGTCACCATGACGAAGGAAAAGAGCCTTTTGGTCGAAGTGGAAGAAGGGGCGGACTGA
- a CDS encoding long-chain fatty acid--CoA ligase, translating into MDQKPWLTSYDEGVPKTLEYPEKPLPELLRDIVGRFPQNPAIHFFGSRMDYAELDRLVDRFANLLIKEGVQPGDRVALYLPNCPPCVIAFFGALRAGAILTQLNPLYSASETAHQLKDSGAKWVVSLDRFVPILRQVANECGLKKVWVTRVNDYFPFPLKWLYPLKAKKEKTWVDWPTEPLFASFVKELGKASETPVRVSMNMDDTALLQYTGGTTGVAKGVILTHRNLVANAYQCRAWLPKLEDGQEVFMVAIPIFHCYGMTVGMNWAVITGASMVLVPKFETLQVLKLIDRYQPSLFPGVQAIYVAINNHPDTPKYKVHSIKACISGAGPLHVEVQKKFEELTGGKLVEGYGLTEASPVTHCNPVYGKRKLGMIGLPFVGTTAKIVDLETGEDVAKPGDIGELAIQGPQVMQGYWNHPEETAMVLKNGWLYTGDIGYMDAEGFFAIVDRKKDMIKVGGENVYPRDVEEVLFKNPKVLDCVVAGIPDEKLVDKVKAYIVLKPGEKATPEEIIGFCKEQMAKFKVPKEVEFRDALPKNMVGKMLRRLLVEEEKAKLKKS; encoded by the coding sequence ATGGATCAAAAGCCTTGGCTGACGTCCTATGACGAAGGGGTCCCCAAGACCCTCGAATACCCCGAAAAACCCCTGCCGGAACTGCTCCGGGACATCGTCGGCCGTTTCCCCCAGAACCCCGCCATCCACTTCTTCGGTTCCCGCATGGACTACGCCGAACTGGACCGCCTGGTGGACCGCTTCGCCAACCTTCTTATAAAAGAAGGCGTCCAGCCCGGCGACCGGGTGGCCCTCTACCTGCCCAATTGTCCCCCTTGCGTCATCGCCTTCTTCGGGGCCCTGCGCGCCGGGGCCATCCTGACCCAGTTGAACCCCCTCTATTCCGCCTCCGAGACCGCGCATCAATTGAAGGATTCGGGGGCCAAGTGGGTGGTCTCCCTGGACCGTTTCGTGCCGATCTTGCGCCAGGTGGCGAATGAATGCGGGCTCAAGAAGGTCTGGGTCACCCGCGTGAACGATTACTTTCCCTTTCCGCTCAAGTGGCTCTATCCCCTCAAGGCGAAGAAGGAAAAGACCTGGGTCGATTGGCCGACCGAGCCCCTTTTCGCTTCCTTCGTGAAGGAACTGGGGAAGGCTTCCGAGACCCCGGTGAGGGTCTCCATGAACATGGATGACACGGCCCTCCTCCAATACACGGGCGGCACCACGGGGGTCGCCAAGGGCGTCATCCTGACCCATCGGAACCTGGTGGCCAACGCCTACCAGTGCCGGGCCTGGCTGCCGAAGCTGGAGGACGGCCAGGAAGTCTTCATGGTGGCCATCCCCATCTTCCATTGCTACGGCATGACGGTCGGCATGAACTGGGCGGTCATCACGGGCGCTTCCATGGTGCTGGTCCCCAAGTTCGAGACCCTGCAGGTCCTGAAGCTCATCGACCGTTACCAGCCCTCGCTCTTCCCGGGCGTCCAGGCCATCTACGTGGCCATCAACAACCATCCCGATACCCCCAAGTACAAGGTCCACAGCATCAAGGCCTGCATTTCGGGGGCCGGGCCGCTCCACGTGGAGGTGCAGAAGAAGTTCGAGGAACTGACCGGCGGCAAGCTGGTGGAAGGTTACGGCTTGACCGAGGCCTCGCCGGTGACCCATTGCAATCCGGTCTACGGCAAGCGCAAATTGGGGATGATCGGCCTTCCCTTCGTGGGGACGACCGCCAAGATCGTGGACCTGGAGACAGGCGAGGACGTGGCCAAGCCCGGGGACATCGGGGAATTGGCGATCCAGGGGCCCCAGGTCATGCAGGGCTACTGGAACCACCCGGAAGAAACGGCCATGGTCCTCAAGAACGGCTGGCTTTACACCGGGGACATCGGCTACATGGACGCCGAAGGCTTCTTTGCCATCGTGGACCGCAAGAAGGACATGATCAAGGTGGGGGGCGAGAACGTCTATCCGAGGGACGTGGAGGAAGTGCTCTTCAAGAACCCCAAGGTGCTCGATTGCGTGGTGGCGGGCATCCCTGACGAGAAGCTGGTCGATAAGGTGAAGGCCTATATCGTCCTGAAACCCGGGGAAAAGGCGACGCCCGAGGAGATCATCGGGTTCTGCAAGGAACAGATGGCCAAGTTCAAGGTGCCCAAAG